A single genomic interval of Helianthus annuus cultivar XRQ/B chromosome 13, HanXRQr2.0-SUNRISE, whole genome shotgun sequence harbors:
- the LOC118485753 gene encoding L10-interacting MYB domain-containing protein-like, whose translation MARNGTKKGRISWKQESVDKTFLEACIVEVTLHGREGSSLKQSSWKKVAEKLKTEHNFIADQKQMKNRYDYLKSKFAAWSKLKNKTGNVYNPVTNTFNLSEEEWQLEIKSNKYVEALRSVPLSFPELCVQLFEGCTSNDFDSWGPSSTLPHPSEEMFDHNLNGIEDIECGQMEPPTQGFTEEASGRSKKRKKRKDKATIDEVGDCITMVAKTLIEKHNLSNDIDVCMEKLETMGWGELDVKYQTALLLFGESADIRKVWLRLQPQSCELWVKNAGAKYGLIG comes from the exons ATGGCCAG AAATGGCACAAAAAAGGGTAGGATTAGTTGGAAGCAAGAGAGTGTTGACAAAACATTTCTTGAAGCATGTATTGTAGAAGTAACACTCCATGGCCGTGAAGGAAGCAGCCTTAAACAAAGCTCATGGAAGAAAGTGGCGGAAAAGTTGAAAACCGAACACAATTTCATAGCGGATCAAAAACAAATGAAGAACCGCTATGATTATCTAAAATCAAAATTTGCTGCTTGGTCAAAGCTTAAGAACAAAACTGGCAACGTTTATAATCCTGTAACAAACACCTTTAACTTGTCAGAAGAAGAATGGCAACTAGAGATAAAG TCAAACAAATACGTAGAAGCTTTGAGAAGCGTGCCACTTTCTTTCCCCGAGCTTTGTGTTCAACTGTTTGAGGGATGTACTTCGAACGACTTTGACAGTTGGGGGCCATCTTCTACACTTCCTCATCCTTCTGAGGAAATGTTTGACCACAATTTAAATGGTATTGAGGATATTGAGTGCGGTCAAATGGAACCCCCAACTCAAGGTTTTACTGAGGAGGCATCCGGTCGCTCTAAAAAAAGGAAGAAACGAAAAGATAAGGCAACAATAGATGAAGTTGGGGACTGCATTACTATGGTGGCAAAGACTTTGATAGAGAAACATAATCTTTCTAATGATATTGATGTATGCATGGAGAAGTTGGAGACAATGGGATGGGGAGAGTTAGATGTGAAATATCAAACAGCACTTTTGCTTTTTGGTGAAAGTGCGGATATTAGGAAAGTGTGGTTACGACTTCAGCCGCAAAGTTGTGAGCTATGGGTCAAGAATGCTGGAGCAAAGTATGGATTGATCGGATAG